Proteins co-encoded in one Candidatus Thiodictyon syntrophicum genomic window:
- a CDS encoding ATP-binding protein, with amino-acid sequence MPTAPDYLGKLIGNTGSPTNLRVALRGSFSARRGEFVRVPHSERERQPATDCLGRIVGISRSNILYSDALGEGIAEVNVLPGSLASGETLYATVELIGFKDPATGEIRLPRRPLDPGAKVYGVDYAFLRDFYQFSEATSIHLGNLVGYETGAQAVPIFLDVNTLATEHLAVLAMTGSGKSYTVGRIIERLVAQMNGTVVVFDPHGEYGRAFEGGQLRTNPGMAEVDDPRDQEALPKIVERLQRLAALGGGIQVYTPQDEGFDLKYAGTNRRLALQFDNFDLDSIGGILPGLTEPQMRVLDAAIRKWKRDQPSQPRDVQVLIDLLSRRLDEVRDDAGLNLTDEEKKALGARSAAIAGMRLRQLLQEARAFYDARSRSVTDIKELIGRSSLCGERVAGRLVIVDLQGLSDDARQIIVALLSSEILAAAAGKTERTRPCFLVYEEGHNFAPAKGPSLSRDIIKKIAAEGRKFGVGFAIISQRPSKLDPDVTSQCNTLITMRIKNPDDQRFIMKSTEQLSQADVDELPALSTGEALVSGRSIPAPLLVKVGYKALKHGGESPRILDEWGPGRL; translated from the coding sequence ATGCCCACCGCCCCCGACTATCTCGGCAAACTCATCGGCAACACCGGCAGCCCGACCAACCTGCGGGTGGCCTTGCGCGGCTCCTTCTCCGCCCGCCGCGGCGAGTTCGTGCGCGTCCCGCATAGCGAGCGCGAGCGCCAGCCGGCAACCGACTGCCTGGGGCGCATCGTCGGCATCTCCCGCAGCAACATCCTCTACTCGGACGCCCTGGGCGAGGGCATCGCCGAGGTCAATGTGCTGCCCGGGTCACTCGCGAGCGGCGAGACGCTCTATGCGACGGTCGAACTCATCGGCTTCAAGGACCCGGCAACCGGCGAGATCCGGCTGCCGCGCCGACCGCTCGACCCCGGGGCCAAGGTCTACGGGGTGGACTACGCCTTCCTGCGCGACTTCTACCAGTTCAGCGAGGCGACCTCGATCCACCTCGGCAATCTGGTGGGCTACGAGACCGGCGCCCAGGCTGTACCGATCTTCCTCGATGTCAACACGCTGGCCACCGAGCACCTGGCCGTGCTGGCCATGACCGGCTCCGGCAAGTCCTACACGGTCGGTAGGATCATCGAGCGGCTGGTCGCCCAGATGAATGGCACCGTGGTCGTCTTCGACCCCCACGGCGAGTACGGCCGCGCCTTCGAGGGCGGGCAGTTGCGCACCAACCCCGGGATGGCAGAGGTGGATGACCCGCGTGACCAGGAGGCCCTGCCCAAGATCGTCGAGCGCCTGCAACGGCTCGCGGCCCTGGGCGGCGGTATCCAGGTCTACACGCCCCAGGACGAGGGTTTCGACCTCAAGTACGCCGGCACCAACCGGCGGCTGGCCCTGCAGTTCGACAACTTCGACCTCGACTCCATCGGCGGCATCCTGCCCGGCCTGACCGAGCCCCAGATGCGGGTGCTCGACGCGGCGATCCGCAAGTGGAAGCGAGACCAGCCGAGCCAGCCGCGCGACGTGCAGGTGCTCATCGATCTCCTGTCACGGCGCCTCGACGAGGTCCGCGACGACGCCGGGCTCAACCTTACCGACGAGGAGAAGAAGGCGCTCGGCGCCCGCAGTGCCGCCATCGCCGGGATGCGCCTGCGCCAACTCCTGCAGGAGGCCCGGGCCTTCTACGATGCCCGCAGCCGGTCGGTGACCGATATCAAGGAGTTGATCGGCCGCTCGTCGCTCTGCGGTGAACGGGTGGCCGGCCGGCTGGTCATCGTGGACCTGCAGGGGCTGTCCGACGACGCCCGGCAGATCATCGTCGCGCTGCTCTCCTCCGAGATCCTGGCGGCCGCAGCCGGCAAGACCGAGCGGACCCGGCCCTGCTTCCTGGTCTATGAGGAGGGCCACAACTTCGCCCCGGCCAAGGGCCCGTCGCTGTCACGCGACATCATCAAGAAGATCGCCGCCGAGGGCCGCAAGTTCGGCGTGGGCTTCGCGATCATCTCCCAGCGCCCGTCCAAGCTGGACCCGGACGTGACCAGCCAGTGCAACACGCTGATCACCATGCGGATCAAGAATCCGGACGACCAGCGCTTCATCATGAAGTCCACCGAGCAGCTCTCACAGGCGGATGTGGACGAACTGCCGGCACTCTCGACCGGCGAGGCGCTGGTGTCCGGGCGCTCCATCCCGGCGCCCCTGCTGGTGAAGGTCGGCTACAAGGCGCTCAAGCACGGCGGCGAGTCGCCGCGCATCCTCGACGAGTGGGGGCCGGGGCGCTTGTGA
- a CDS encoding protein kinase domain-containing protein: MKVADLATGVALGGRFRLVRLLGRGSYGDVWLADSLADPGLPPKVAVKVYLQNQQNRALRVLLEEAAIAKGFDHDRLVRVFGAERIDGLVVMWMEYVEGPTLLERLGNEDQPRLVTLEDSLAWLRDIAEGLAYLHVLEPPVAHGDLKLDNVLLPPGGGARLLDFGQTRPIEDRFVETDGTGALPYMAPEILGTAVDGQGRRYVASDIYACGVIAYRFLTGRFPRRTLAEVMNLTPFPRPMEINPSVPAPLDALVMRCLEKRPDRRYATGAELLAAVEGLQARLMEQTLPVTAPARPPAATVSLATDLERLAKDLIAQGRGEEAVDRLEEALRRMSTTPNLLFIYAAAARAVNKLDVAHLVYQRIIQWLRAQGAEPVALQGAMEGRSELDVRLKHYEEAADGYAWLAEQWPEKRWYRFRAGVTLGLAGRYPEAATVLQALHESAPPSAVVCAKLGFVHRQLGMFDLAIQFFNEALMLEAHEPVALSQMAEIRAIQGRMDKAEEYLGRLEQVDGAEEEVRRLRRKLGR, encoded by the coding sequence ATGAAGGTGGCGGACCTGGCCACGGGGGTCGCGCTCGGGGGGCGTTTTCGCCTGGTGCGCCTGCTCGGGCGCGGCAGCTACGGCGACGTCTGGCTCGCGGACAGCCTGGCCGATCCGGGCTTGCCGCCCAAGGTCGCCGTCAAGGTCTATTTGCAGAACCAGCAGAACCGCGCGCTGCGGGTGCTGCTGGAGGAAGCGGCCATCGCGAAGGGCTTCGACCACGACCGTCTGGTGCGCGTCTTCGGCGCCGAGCGCATCGACGGACTCGTGGTCATGTGGATGGAATACGTCGAGGGGCCGACCCTGCTTGAGCGCCTCGGCAACGAGGACCAGCCGCGGCTCGTGACGCTGGAAGACTCCTTGGCGTGGCTCCGGGACATCGCCGAAGGTCTGGCCTACCTCCACGTTCTGGAACCGCCAGTGGCCCATGGCGACCTCAAGCTCGACAACGTGCTGCTCCCGCCCGGCGGCGGTGCCCGCCTGCTCGACTTCGGCCAGACCCGTCCCATCGAGGACCGCTTCGTGGAGACCGACGGCACGGGCGCCCTGCCCTACATGGCGCCGGAGATCCTGGGCACCGCGGTCGACGGCCAGGGGCGGCGCTATGTCGCCAGCGACATCTATGCCTGCGGTGTCATTGCCTATCGGTTCCTGACGGGGCGTTTCCCGCGCCGGACCTTGGCGGAGGTGATGAACCTCACGCCCTTCCCGCGTCCGATGGAAATCAACCCGTCCGTCCCCGCGCCGCTGGACGCCTTGGTGATGCGCTGCCTGGAGAAGCGCCCCGACCGGCGTTACGCCACCGGTGCCGAGCTACTGGCCGCGGTGGAAGGTCTGCAGGCGCGGCTCATGGAGCAGACCCTGCCGGTCACGGCCCCGGCTCGGCCGCCCGCGGCCACCGTGTCGCTCGCCACTGACCTGGAGCGCCTCGCCAAGGACCTCATCGCCCAGGGTCGGGGTGAGGAGGCGGTCGACCGGCTGGAGGAGGCCCTGCGGCGCATGTCGACCACGCCTAATCTGCTATTCATCTACGCCGCCGCGGCGCGCGCCGTGAACAAGCTGGACGTCGCGCACCTGGTCTACCAGCGGATCATCCAGTGGCTTCGCGCACAAGGAGCCGAACCCGTGGCGTTGCAGGGTGCCATGGAAGGCCGCAGCGAGTTGGACGTCCGACTCAAGCACTACGAGGAGGCGGCCGACGGCTACGCCTGGCTGGCCGAACAGTGGCCCGAGAAGCGGTGGTACCGCTTCCGCGCGGGCGTCACGTTGGGGCTGGCAGGCCGCTATCCTGAGGCCGCGACGGTGTTGCAGGCGTTGCACGAGTCCGCGCCCCCTTCAGCGGTCGTCTGCGCCAAGCTCGGCTTCGTCCATCGTCAACTGGGAATGTTCGACCTGGCGATCCAGTTCTTCAACGAAGCCCTCATGCTCGAGGCGCACGAACCCGTGGCCCTCTCCCAGATGGCCGAGATCCGCGCCATCCAAGGCCGCATGGACAAGGCCGAAGAGTATCTGGGGCGCTTGGAGCAGGTGGATGGGGCGGAAGAAGAAGTGCGCCGGCTGCGCCGGAAACTGGGGCGCTAG
- the tagF gene encoding type VI secretion system-associated protein TagF, which yields MTTGGTGFYGKVPSLGDFVSRRLPTELIAPWDQWLQECLAASREQLGDGWLERYLTSPLWRFVLSPGVAGRGVWAGVLMPSVDRVGRYFPLTLACALPAGTNPIAVLDAAHWFEQAEELALAALAEPFSLERFDGQVLALGAPDAAVPRPSPPRPAALGRPNAWHLSAATPADLPGACNRLLAQALEVIFLGYSLWWTQGSERVAPSLLACQGLPPAAGFSALLSGDWAGRDWRLLDTPPADPAQSA from the coding sequence ATGACGACAGGCGGCACCGGTTTTTACGGCAAGGTCCCGAGCCTGGGCGACTTCGTCAGTCGTCGCCTGCCGACCGAACTGATCGCGCCCTGGGACCAATGGCTGCAGGAGTGTCTGGCCGCCAGCCGCGAGCAACTGGGCGACGGCTGGCTGGAGCGCTATCTCACGAGTCCGCTGTGGCGCTTCGTCCTGAGCCCCGGGGTGGCCGGCCGGGGCGTCTGGGCCGGGGTCCTGATGCCAAGCGTGGATCGCGTCGGCCGCTATTTCCCCCTCACGCTGGCCTGTGCTCTGCCGGCCGGCACCAACCCGATCGCGGTCCTGGACGCCGCGCACTGGTTCGAGCAGGCCGAAGAGCTGGCCCTGGCGGCGCTCGCGGAGCCCTTCTCACTGGAGCGTTTCGACGGCCAGGTCCTGGCCCTGGGTGCCCCCGACGCCGCCGTGCCGAGACCAAGCCCACCGCGACCGGCGGCCTTGGGCCGGCCCAATGCCTGGCACCTGAGTGCCGCCACCCCGGCGGACCTGCCGGGTGCCTGCAACCGGCTCCTGGCGCAGGCGCTGGAGGTCATCTTCCTCGGGTACAGTCTGTGGTGGACCCAGGGCTCCGAGCGCGTGGCCCCGTCGCTTCTGGCGTGCCAGGGATTGCCGCCGGCCGCCGGGTTCAGTGCCCTGTTGAGCGGCGACTGGGCGGGCCGCGACTGGCGCCTGCTCGACACCCCACCCGCGGACCCCGCGCAGAGCGCCTGA
- a CDS encoding PP2C family protein-serine/threonine phosphatase codes for MTTDFRWTSGGATDQGRRRTINQDAYLDRPDLGLWAVADGMGGHRDGERASRMLMEALALLPRPRLLGAAADAVRGALTEVNRELAAESAAQGSDVIGSTIVTLIALGDHCGILWVGDSRAYRLRAGTIARLTRDHTQVQTLVEAGLLTPEQADHHPYSNVLARAIGAEARVEIDLRVEPLRAGDRYLLCSDGLDKELSDPQIAALLGGADPAQVARALVEHACTAGGRDNVTAVVVRFDAPAD; via the coding sequence ATGACCACCGATTTCCGCTGGACCTCGGGCGGCGCCACCGATCAGGGCCGCCGCCGCACCATCAATCAAGACGCCTATCTCGACCGCCCCGACCTGGGTCTCTGGGCCGTCGCCGACGGCATGGGCGGCCACCGCGACGGGGAGCGGGCGAGCCGGATGCTGATGGAGGCGCTGGCGCTCCTGCCGCGCCCGCGCCTCCTGGGCGCCGCGGCCGACGCGGTGCGCGGTGCACTCACCGAGGTCAACCGCGAGCTCGCCGCCGAGTCCGCCGCCCAGGGCAGCGACGTGATCGGCAGCACCATCGTGACCCTGATCGCGCTGGGCGATCACTGCGGCATCCTGTGGGTCGGCGACAGCCGCGCCTATCGGCTGCGCGCGGGCACCATCGCCCGCCTCACCCGTGACCACACCCAAGTCCAGACCCTGGTCGAGGCGGGGCTCCTGACCCCCGAGCAGGCCGATCACCACCCCTATTCCAACGTCCTGGCACGGGCGATCGGCGCCGAGGCCCGGGTGGAGATCGACCTGCGCGTCGAACCCCTGCGCGCCGGTGACCGTTACCTACTGTGCAGCGACGGCCTGGACAAGGAACTGAGCGACCCGCAGATCGCCGCCCTGCTCGGCGGCGCGGACCCCGCGCAGGTCGCGCGCGCGCTGGTCGAGCATGCCTGCACCGCCGGCGGGCGCGACAACGTCACCGCGGTCGTTGTCCGCTTCGATGCACCCGCTGACTGA
- a CDS encoding putative molybdenum carrier protein, producing the protein MSGFVDKLKLKERAEEDQYFARQDRALLAALHHRDGADSAVRRVIAGGQTGVDRAALDAALALGLPVGGWCPAGRRAEDGPIPDAYPLTPTPGADDESRTEWNVRDSDATLILHQGELAGGTRLTAQIARRLGRPLLLRDLDHPVAVAELAAWLRINQVRVLNCAGPRESERPGIQAQAQAVLAAAFGAWQDQGRDRVTAVPGSVAAPQP; encoded by the coding sequence ATGAGCGGCTTCGTGGATAAACTCAAACTCAAAGAGCGGGCCGAGGAGGATCAGTATTTCGCCCGCCAGGACCGCGCCCTGCTGGCCGCGCTGCACCACCGCGACGGCGCGGACAGCGCCGTCCGGCGGGTGATCGCGGGCGGTCAGACCGGGGTCGACCGGGCGGCCCTGGACGCGGCCCTGGCGCTGGGTCTGCCGGTCGGCGGCTGGTGCCCCGCCGGCCGTCGGGCGGAGGACGGACCCATCCCGGACGCGTACCCACTGACGCCGACCCCGGGCGCGGACGATGAGTCGCGCACCGAGTGGAACGTCCGCGACAGCGATGCCACCCTGATCCTGCACCAGGGCGAACTGGCCGGCGGCACCCGGCTCACCGCCCAGATCGCCCGCCGCCTGGGCCGCCCGCTGCTGCTGCGCGACCTGGACCACCCGGTCGCGGTGGCCGAGCTGGCGGCCTGGCTGCGCATCAATCAGGTACGGGTACTCAACTGCGCCGGTCCGCGTGAGTCCGAGCGCCCTGGCATTCAGGCCCAGGCGCAGGCCGTATTGGCCGCGGCCTTCGGCGCCTGGCAAGACCAGGGCCGGGATCGCGTAACGGCAGTGCCCGGATCAGTGGCCGCACCGCAGCCGTAG
- a CDS encoding Fic family protein, giving the protein MNTLRRFCASDTTVPAGTSWYLADLGEARGQQALFTRQSPQRLKALREHALIESAVSSNRIEGVTVEHGRVRELILGQPLLRDRDEEEVRGYRDALTLIHEGAAGLDLSDATIRKLHRLTRGEIWDAGKYKEKDVDIIERYPDGDERIRFRTVPAAETLGAMSELLADWQCCLDERWIHPLIALAAFNLDFLCIHPFRDGNGRVSRLLLLLQSYQLGYEVGRYISLERLIEQNKARYYETLEQSSQGWHAGKHDSWPYINYLFYILKTAYREFSEQLGEIKSPRGAKTDQVVMAIRGLSVEFTLSQLEHACPGVSRDMIRRVLRDQQAAGVIACRGRGPAARWQKKG; this is encoded by the coding sequence ATGAACACCCTGCGCCGCTTCTGCGCCTCTGACACAACCGTCCCAGCCGGGACCTCCTGGTATCTCGCCGACCTGGGCGAGGCCCGCGGTCAGCAGGCGCTGTTCACGCGCCAATCGCCGCAGCGCTTGAAGGCCCTGCGGGAGCACGCCTTGATCGAGAGTGCGGTATCGAGTAATCGCATCGAGGGCGTGACGGTAGAGCACGGCCGGGTACGCGAACTGATCCTGGGCCAGCCGTTATTGCGTGACCGCGACGAAGAGGAGGTACGGGGGTACCGCGATGCCTTGACTCTGATTCACGAGGGTGCCGCGGGGCTGGACCTCAGTGATGCGACAATTCGCAAGCTGCATCGGCTGACCCGGGGCGAGATTTGGGACGCCGGCAAGTATAAGGAAAAGGATGTCGACATCATCGAGCGCTATCCGGATGGCGACGAGCGGATTCGCTTCCGCACGGTACCCGCGGCTGAAACCCTGGGCGCCATGAGCGAGCTGCTAGCCGACTGGCAATGTTGCTTGGATGAACGCTGGATTCACCCGCTGATCGCGTTAGCGGCATTCAACCTGGACTTTCTTTGCATCCATCCGTTCCGCGATGGCAACGGGCGCGTGTCGCGCCTGCTGTTGCTGCTCCAGTCTTACCAACTGGGCTACGAGGTGGGACGATATATCAGCCTGGAACGACTCATCGAACAGAACAAGGCGCGCTACTACGAAACCCTGGAGCAAAGCTCCCAGGGGTGGCACGCGGGCAAGCACGACTCATGGCCTTACATCAATTATCTGTTCTACATCCTCAAGACGGCCTACCGTGAATTTTCCGAACAGCTGGGAGAGATCAAGTCGCCGCGCGGGGCCAAGACCGATCAGGTTGTTATGGCGATCAGGGGGTTGTCTGTCGAGTTCACCCTGAGTCAATTGGAGCATGCCTGCCCGGGCGTCAGCCGGGACATGATTCGGCGCGTCCTGCGCGACCAGCAGGCGGCCGGCGTCATCGCGTGCCGCGGGCGCGGGCCGGCGGCCCGGTGGCAGAAGAAGGGGTAA
- a CDS encoding N-6 DNA methylase — translation MPRPPQKKTAPKSIASLGSLSAFVKGVCDVMRRSNCASALQYVPELTWILFLRILDAQESREEAAAAIQGRDFSPALRTPYRWQDWAAPYSDAPDHPRTSDGKAQGWKRHELFALGDEHLIGFINKALLPQLRRLDLLPDGRPNPQASRKQRIVGRIMTAVERVRVDSETNLGEILDRVHRLSIDHIEDTHFFTLSQVYEDLLLKMGEKNSDGGQFFTPREVIRAMVHTLDPQPGETVYDPCCGTGGFLAEAYEHLARRLGEAPAATALERLKHDTFCGAS, via the coding sequence ATGCCCCGCCCTCCCCAGAAAAAGACCGCGCCCAAGTCCATTGCCTCCCTGGGCTCCCTGTCCGCCTTCGTAAAGGGCGTCTGCGACGTGATGCGCCGCTCCAATTGCGCGAGCGCACTGCAATATGTCCCGGAGCTGACCTGGATACTGTTCCTGCGCATCCTGGACGCCCAGGAGTCGCGGGAGGAGGCGGCGGCGGCGATCCAGGGTCGGGACTTCAGCCCCGCACTGCGCACGCCCTACCGGTGGCAGGACTGGGCGGCGCCCTACTCCGACGCCCCGGACCACCCGCGCACCAGCGACGGCAAGGCCCAGGGCTGGAAGCGCCACGAGTTGTTCGCCTTGGGCGACGAACACCTGATCGGGTTCATCAACAAGGCCCTGCTGCCCCAACTGCGCCGGCTTGACCTGCTGCCGGACGGGCGCCCCAATCCGCAGGCGAGCCGCAAGCAGCGCATCGTGGGGCGCATCATGACGGCGGTCGAGCGGGTGCGGGTGGACTCCGAGACCAATCTGGGCGAGATCCTGGACCGGGTGCACCGATTGAGCATCGACCATATCGAGGACACCCATTTCTTCACCCTGTCGCAGGTCTATGAAGACCTGCTGCTCAAAATGGGCGAGAAGAATTCCGACGGCGGCCAGTTCTTCACCCCGCGTGAGGTGATCCGGGCCATGGTCCATACCCTGGACCCCCAGCCCGGCGAGACGGTCTATGACCCCTGTTGCGGCACCGGCGGCTTCCTGGCGGAGGCCTATGAGCACCTGGCCCGGCGGCTCGGCGAGGCACCGGCGGCCACCGCGCTCGAACGCCTCAAGCACGACACGTTCTGTGGTGCGTCCTGA
- a CDS encoding SAM-dependent methyltransferase, with protein MKTNLLFFTKGRPTRRTWYYDLSGVRVGKKQPLTLAHFGFGRDGEVLDDAALPASLLQLLAEEAIEPHADPGPLPGTTDQEVGAPFPSFARLLPTRGTPAADSGLSWTLDIETRRDQARAAMAPHLAEAERRRAQAIHWRAKAAALRRDKTQGLELAATLAHLADAEREAREAQTRADAIDAAVFDLKAVNPRARGGQDSRSPEAVLTVIAAHQRTIDSALTRLAGLLTDSDLTGAAEGPIDQF; from the coding sequence GTGAAGACCAACCTGCTCTTTTTCACCAAGGGCCGGCCGACCCGCCGGACCTGGTATTACGACCTCTCTGGGGTGCGGGTGGGCAAGAAGCAGCCGCTCACCCTGGCCCATTTCGGTTTCGGCCGCGACGGAGAGGTCCTGGACGACGCGGCCCTACCGGCGAGCCTGCTCCAACTGCTCGCCGAAGAGGCGATCGAGCCGCACGCGGACCCCGGCCCCCTGCCCGGGACCACCGACCAGGAGGTCGGTGCGCCCTTCCCCAGCTTCGCCCGCCTGCTGCCGACGCGCGGCACCCCGGCGGCCGACAGCGGCCTGTCCTGGACCCTGGACATCGAGACCAGGAGGGACCAGGCGCGCGCGGCGATGGCCCCCCACCTGGCCGAGGCCGAGCGCCGGCGCGCCCAGGCAATCCACTGGCGGGCCAAGGCCGCGGCGCTGCGGCGGGACAAGACCCAGGGGTTGGAACTCGCCGCGACCCTCGCCCACTTGGCTGACGCGGAGCGGGAGGCGCGCGAGGCCCAGACGCGGGCGGATGCCATCGATGCGGCGGTCTTCGACCTGAAGGCAGTCAACCCCCGCGCCCGCGGCGGGCAGGACAGCCGCTCGCCGGAAGCGGTCTTGACCGTGATCGCGGCGCATCAGCGTACGATCGACTCGGCATTGACTCGGCTCGCTGGTTTATTGACAGACTCCGACTTGACCGGTGCTGCCGAAGGCCCGATCGATCAATTCTAA
- a CDS encoding competence/damage-inducible protein A: MDKEAESGVGAPGFGLIVIGDEVLNGLRTDAHLPFFKQLLAARGHCLAWHWLLPDDPEVLTGQLRISLGLGVPVFVCGGIGATPDDHTRACAAAAAGLDLVRHPGARALIEGRFGATAYPHRILMADLPAGCDLIPNSYNQIPGFSLRQHWFLPGFPQMAWPMAQWVLGHYQDRAEPLREAALEVLGVPESELIPLMLALGSRFPGVKPFSLPHIGADPHILLGLRGRCDLGPAMAALRAGLAAAGMDCREQPPG, encoded by the coding sequence ATGGATAAGGAAGCAGAATCCGGCGTTGGTGCGCCCGGTTTCGGCCTCATCGTCATCGGCGACGAGGTATTGAACGGTCTGCGCACGGATGCGCACCTGCCGTTCTTCAAGCAACTGCTCGCCGCGCGCGGGCACTGTCTGGCCTGGCACTGGCTGTTGCCGGACGACCCCGAGGTACTGACCGGGCAGTTGCGCATCTCGCTCGGCCTGGGGGTGCCGGTGTTCGTCTGCGGCGGCATCGGCGCCACCCCGGACGACCATACCCGTGCCTGCGCCGCCGCGGCGGCCGGCCTGGACCTGGTGCGTCACCCGGGGGCGCGCGCCCTGATCGAGGGGCGCTTCGGTGCTACCGCCTACCCTCACCGCATTTTAATGGCAGACCTGCCTGCGGGCTGTGACCTGATCCCCAATTCGTACAACCAGATCCCCGGCTTTTCACTGCGTCAACACTGGTTTCTGCCGGGTTTCCCACAGATGGCCTGGCCGATGGCGCAATGGGTGCTTGGGCACTATCAGGACCGCGCCGAGCCCCTGCGGGAGGCGGCGCTGGAGGTCCTGGGGGTGCCGGAGAGCGAGTTGATTCCATTGATGCTGGCCCTGGGTAGCCGTTTTCCCGGGGTCAAGCCCTTCAGCCTGCCCCATATCGGGGCCGATCCCCACATCCTGCTGGGGCTGCGCGGGCGGTGCGACCTGGGGCCGGCCATGGCCGCACTGCGCGCCGGGCTCGCCGCTGCCGGCATGGACTGCCGGGAGCAGCCCCCTGGCTGA